Proteins found in one Geomonas subterranea genomic segment:
- a CDS encoding enolase C-terminal domain-like protein → MRQAIVERVEVNCYRIPTEERESDGTYRWEDTVMVATHVFCGGERGFGYSYACPAAATLIRDRLADLVRGRNALDIAGCWVTLVGALRNVGESGIGMLAVSALDTALWDLKARLLGVPLVSLLGEARERVPAYGSGGFTSYSVDKLQRQLSGWVGQGITRVKMKVGRDAKADPDRVTAARQAIGGEAELMVDANGGYSRKQALALAAGFAAQGVTWFEEPVPHQDREGLRLVRDLAPEGMEISSGEYGFNLRYFLDLLRDGCVDVLQADATRCGVTGFMEAAALCGAWGLPMSSHCAPALHLHLCCAATPIRHLEYFHDHVRIERMLLDGVIEPWHGTLAPDLERPGHGLALRVTEAARFEI, encoded by the coding sequence ATGAGACAGGCCATCGTGGAACGGGTCGAGGTGAACTGCTACCGCATCCCGACCGAGGAGCGCGAATCCGACGGCACCTACCGGTGGGAGGACACCGTCATGGTCGCAACGCACGTGTTCTGCGGCGGGGAAAGGGGCTTCGGCTACAGCTACGCCTGCCCGGCGGCGGCGACCCTGATCAGGGACAGGCTCGCCGACCTCGTGCGCGGGCGCAACGCGCTGGACATCGCCGGCTGCTGGGTCACCCTCGTCGGCGCCCTGCGCAACGTGGGGGAATCGGGGATCGGCATGCTGGCCGTCTCGGCCCTGGATACCGCCCTGTGGGACCTGAAGGCCCGGCTGCTCGGGGTGCCGCTGGTCTCCCTCCTTGGCGAGGCGCGCGAGCGGGTCCCGGCCTACGGCAGCGGCGGCTTCACCTCCTACTCCGTCGACAAGCTGCAGCGCCAGCTTTCGGGGTGGGTGGGACAGGGGATCACCCGGGTCAAGATGAAGGTCGGGCGCGACGCCAAGGCGGACCCGGACCGGGTCACGGCGGCGCGGCAGGCGATAGGGGGGGAGGCGGAGCTCATGGTGGACGCCAACGGCGGCTACTCCCGGAAACAGGCGCTGGCGCTCGCCGCCGGCTTCGCCGCCCAGGGGGTGACCTGGTTCGAGGAACCGGTGCCGCACCAGGACCGGGAGGGGCTGCGTCTCGTGCGCGACCTCGCGCCGGAGGGGATGGAGATCTCATCCGGTGAGTACGGCTTCAACCTCCGCTATTTCCTGGACCTTCTGCGGGATGGCTGCGTCGACGTGCTCCAGGCCGACGCCACCCGCTGCGGCGTGACCGGGTTCATGGAGGCCGCCGCCCTTTGCGGCGCCTGGGGGCTTCCCATGTCGTCCCACTGCGCGCCGGCGCTGCACCTGCACCTTTGCTGCGCCGCCACCCCCATCCGCCACCTGGAGTACTTCCACGACCACGTCCGCATCGAGCGGATGCTTCTGGACGGGGTGATCGAGCCATGGCACGGCACGCTGGCGCCCGACCTGGAGCGCCCCGGGCACGGCCTCGCGCTCAGGGTGACGGAGGCGGCGCGATTCGAGATCTGA
- a CDS encoding phosphate-starvation-inducible PsiE family protein — MWRENSVDLKLNRFYEMSARAVLSLLIIAILLAIVAGVGCTLYDLRLVFNQEFHGAFKQIMVDLLTVLAIIEVLRTALAYSTEGRVKVTYIIDTVIVTVLTEVMAFWYKEIDWQEVAMTISLVLSLALIRIVAVRFSPAGSRKEL, encoded by the coding sequence ATGTGGAGAGAAAACAGTGTCGATCTGAAGCTGAACCGGTTTTACGAGATGTCTGCACGCGCGGTGTTGTCCCTTCTGATCATCGCCATCCTGCTTGCCATCGTTGCCGGCGTCGGGTGCACGCTCTACGACCTGCGCCTTGTCTTCAACCAGGAGTTTCACGGTGCCTTCAAGCAGATCATGGTGGACCTGCTGACCGTGCTTGCCATCATCGAGGTACTGCGCACCGCGCTCGCCTATTCCACCGAAGGGCGGGTGAAAGTAACCTACATCATCGACACCGTGATCGTCACGGTGCTCACGGAGGTGATGGCTTTCTGGTACAAGGAGATCGACTGGCAGGAGGTCGCCATGACCATCTCGCTGGTCCTTTCACTGGCCCTGATCCGGATCGTCGCGGTGCGGTTCTCGCCGGCCGGTTCGCGCAAGGAATTGTGA
- a CDS encoding SDR family NAD(P)-dependent oxidoreductase, whose amino-acid sequence MKELEGNIILITGATDGLGEKVATDFAALGATLLLHGRDPGKGRRVATSIRETTGSDRLHYYNADLSSLAEVEALADSIASDWRGVDVLINNAGVGAGPDPKRRDLSDDGFELRFAVNYLAPFLLTYRLLPLLRRRAEEVGEARVVNVASVAQQALDFDDLMLEQGYDGMRAYAQSKLALIMFSFDLAHEVAGTGITVNALHPASLMDTRMVREWFGTARTTVEEGARYLERLAVDDELHGKTGLYFDQGSPKRAAEQAYDDEARRRLRELSLKLISLRRQQFVGIQ is encoded by the coding sequence ATGAAAGAGCTGGAAGGAAACATCATCTTGATTACCGGTGCGACCGACGGGCTGGGTGAAAAGGTCGCCACCGATTTCGCCGCCCTCGGGGCGACGCTGTTATTGCACGGCAGGGACCCCGGGAAGGGACGGCGTGTGGCAACCTCCATCCGTGAGACCACCGGGAGTGACCGGCTGCACTATTACAACGCCGACCTTTCCTCGCTGGCAGAGGTGGAGGCCCTGGCCGATTCCATCGCCAGCGACTGGCGCGGGGTGGACGTCCTCATCAACAACGCGGGTGTGGGGGCGGGGCCCGATCCCAAACGGCGCGACCTCAGCGACGACGGCTTCGAGCTCCGCTTCGCGGTGAACTACCTGGCGCCGTTTCTGCTGACCTACCGGCTGTTGCCGCTGCTGCGCCGGCGGGCCGAGGAGGTGGGGGAGGCGCGCGTGGTCAACGTGGCTTCGGTCGCGCAGCAGGCACTGGACTTCGACGACCTGATGCTGGAGCAGGGATATGACGGGATGCGCGCCTACGCCCAAAGCAAACTGGCGCTGATCATGTTCAGCTTCGATCTCGCCCATGAGGTGGCGGGAACGGGGATCACGGTGAACGCCCTTCATCCGGCCTCGCTCATGGATACCAGGATGGTGCGGGAATGGTTCGGGACGGCCCGGACCACGGTGGAGGAAGGGGCGCGCTACCTGGAGCGCCTGGCGGTGGACGACGAACTGCATGGGAAAACGGGGCTCTACTTCGACCAGGGGAGCCCGAAACGGGCGGCGGAACAGGCTTATGACGACGAGGCGCGCCGGCGGCTCAGGGAGTTGAGTCTTAAATTGATCAGCCTGCGCCGACAGCAGTTCGTGGGGATCCAATAG
- a CDS encoding FAD-binding and (Fe-S)-binding domain-containing protein, whose protein sequence is MSEAERTEGDMLNAKALEADLRAAVDGEVRFDSTSRALYATDASNYRQVPVGVVLPRSTDAVIKTLEVCHRHGAPVVSRGGGTALCGQTCNVAVVIDHSKYLRGILEIDPQRRIARVQPGVILDQLRDETEKFHLTYGPDPATHDHNTFGGMIGNNSCGIHSVMAGRTADNVLELDVVTYDGVRMTVGPTSEEELERIIAAGGRRGEIYAGLRDIRDRYARDIRRRYPRIPRRVSGFNLDDLLPENGFNVARALVGTEGTCVTVLEATVRLVHSPPSRTLLVLGYPDVYSAADDIGTLMEFGPVGLEGLDELLIKFMKKKKLHPEDIELLPEGKGWLLAEFGGDSKEESDRKARQAMKKIGKRDAPPTMKLFSDSKEEKMVWEVRESGLGATANVPGVPLGWPGWEDAAVPPEKVGPYLRDFHALLQEHGLIASLYGHFGDGCIHCRISFDLFTHQGVQNYLSFLDKATDLVVRYGGSFSAEHGDGQSKAMYLEKMYGPGLLEAFRRFKELWDPGWKMNPGKVVEPFRPDQNLRLGPEYNPWQPETRFRFPNDDGSFPRAVLRCVGVGKCRRSHDAFMCPSFLATLEEKHTTRGRAHLLFEMFRGDFVSDGWHSKEVLESLEFCLSCKGCKTDCPVNVDMATYKAEFLHHHYRHRLRPLPAYSMGLFGIWGSLGAKVPALANFMGQTPVLSGITKAVGGIAPERSMPRFAAETFTSWYQSGNHGGRSEGRRVVLYVDIFNDCFFPETLKAAFELLTRYGYQVIVPKKRPPAVRPPSTTACSTTPGRRSSRRSGF, encoded by the coding sequence ATGAGCGAAGCGGAAAGAACAGAAGGTGACATGCTGAACGCGAAGGCGCTCGAGGCCGACCTGCGCGCCGCGGTGGACGGGGAGGTCCGTTTCGACAGCACGAGCCGCGCCCTCTACGCGACCGATGCCTCCAACTACCGCCAGGTGCCGGTCGGCGTGGTGCTCCCGAGGAGCACGGACGCGGTCATAAAGACCCTGGAGGTCTGCCACAGACACGGAGCCCCCGTGGTCTCGCGCGGCGGCGGCACCGCGCTGTGCGGCCAGACCTGCAACGTCGCCGTCGTCATCGACCACTCCAAATACCTGCGCGGCATCCTGGAGATCGACCCGCAAAGGAGGATCGCGCGGGTGCAGCCGGGGGTGATCCTCGACCAGCTGCGCGACGAGACCGAGAAGTTCCACCTGACCTACGGCCCCGACCCGGCCACCCACGACCACAACACCTTCGGGGGGATGATCGGCAACAACTCCTGCGGCATCCACTCGGTGATGGCGGGGCGCACCGCCGACAACGTGCTGGAGCTGGACGTGGTCACCTACGACGGCGTGCGCATGACCGTGGGCCCGACTTCCGAGGAGGAACTGGAAAGGATCATCGCGGCCGGCGGGAGGCGGGGGGAGATCTACGCGGGGCTGCGCGATATCCGCGACCGCTACGCCAGGGACATCCGCCGCCGCTATCCCAGGATCCCGCGCCGCGTCTCCGGCTTCAACCTGGACGACCTCCTCCCGGAAAACGGGTTCAACGTGGCGCGGGCCCTGGTGGGGACCGAGGGGACCTGCGTCACCGTCCTGGAGGCGACCGTGCGCCTGGTGCACAGCCCGCCGTCCCGGACGCTCCTGGTGCTCGGCTACCCCGACGTCTACAGCGCCGCCGACGACATCGGGACGCTCATGGAGTTCGGGCCGGTCGGCCTGGAGGGGCTTGACGAACTCCTCATCAAGTTCATGAAGAAGAAAAAACTGCATCCAGAGGACATCGAGCTCCTCCCCGAGGGGAAGGGGTGGCTCCTGGCGGAGTTCGGCGGCGACAGCAAGGAGGAGTCCGACCGCAAGGCGCGCCAGGCGATGAAGAAGATCGGCAAGCGGGACGCCCCCCCCACCATGAAGCTCTTTTCCGACAGCAAGGAGGAGAAGATGGTCTGGGAGGTGCGCGAGTCGGGTCTCGGCGCCACCGCGAACGTTCCGGGGGTGCCGCTTGGGTGGCCGGGATGGGAGGACGCCGCCGTCCCGCCTGAGAAAGTGGGACCGTACCTGCGCGATTTCCATGCCCTGTTGCAGGAGCACGGCCTGATCGCCTCGCTCTACGGCCACTTCGGCGACGGCTGCATCCACTGCCGCATCTCCTTCGACCTCTTCACGCACCAGGGGGTGCAGAACTACCTGAGCTTCCTGGACAAGGCCACCGACCTCGTGGTCCGCTATGGGGGCTCCTTCTCGGCCGAACACGGCGATGGGCAGTCCAAGGCGATGTACCTGGAGAAGATGTACGGCCCCGGGCTCCTGGAGGCGTTCCGCCGCTTCAAGGAGCTGTGGGACCCCGGCTGGAAGATGAACCCGGGCAAGGTCGTGGAGCCCTTCCGTCCCGACCAGAACCTGCGGCTGGGGCCGGAGTACAACCCCTGGCAGCCGGAGACCCGCTTCCGTTTCCCCAACGACGACGGCAGCTTCCCGCGCGCTGTCCTGCGCTGCGTCGGGGTGGGGAAGTGCCGCCGCAGCCACGACGCCTTCATGTGCCCGAGCTTTCTGGCCACCCTGGAGGAGAAGCACACCACCCGGGGGCGCGCGCACCTCCTCTTCGAGATGTTCCGGGGGGATTTCGTCTCCGACGGCTGGCACAGCAAGGAGGTGCTGGAATCCCTGGAATTCTGCCTCTCCTGCAAGGGGTGCAAGACCGACTGCCCGGTCAACGTGGACATGGCCACCTACAAGGCGGAGTTCCTGCACCACCACTACCGTCACCGGCTCCGCCCGCTCCCGGCGTACTCCATGGGGCTGTTCGGGATCTGGGGCTCCCTGGGTGCCAAGGTGCCGGCCCTCGCCAACTTCATGGGGCAGACCCCGGTTCTTTCCGGCATCACCAAGGCAGTGGGGGGCATCGCGCCTGAACGGAGCATGCCCCGTTTCGCCGCGGAGACCTTCACCTCCTGGTACCAAAGCGGCAATCATGGCGGTCGCAGCGAAGGTCGGCGCGTCGTCCTCTACGTGGACATCTTCAACGACTGCTTCTTTCCGGAAACCCTGAAGGCCGCCTTCGAACTCCTCACCCGCTACGGCTACCAGGTGATCGTCCCGAAAAAGCGTCCCCCCGCGGTGCGCCCCCCATCGACTACGGCATGCTCGACTACGCCAGGAAGAAGATCCTCGAGGCGGTCGGGATTTTGA
- a CDS encoding phytoene desaturase family protein has translation MPKGSDMDAVVVGSGPNGLAAALTLARAGLSVTVVEGAATIGGGTRSDELTLPGFLHDVCSAIHPLGVASPFFQSLPLSDHGLQWIHPEVQLAHPLPDGDAALLYRDLERTSSLLGTDGPSYRTLFAPLVERWDDLAPDLLAPLHFPRHPISMARFGMKGLLPAQLLARLAFKETHAHALFAGMSAHAFLPLERPLSAAFGLILGTLGHVAGWPVAQGGSRSIASALASCLSSMGGDIVTGCRIKSLADLPAARIVMLDITARQLEPLAGPRLPAGYLRTLRRYRYGPGVFKIDWALSAPIPWTAAGCRRSATVHVGGAAAEIAAGEAEVWRGSHPEHPFVLVAQPTLLDASRAPQGKHVAWAYCHVPHGSTLDMTQRIEAQVERFAPGFRDLVLARSTRNCLEFEEYNGNYIGGDINGGVQDLRQCLARPKLLAPYRTPLPGVYLCSSGTPPGGGVHGMCGYHAATLALRDLGVT, from the coding sequence ATGCCCAAAGGGAGCGACATGGATGCCGTCGTCGTGGGCTCCGGGCCCAACGGTCTGGCCGCCGCCCTGACCCTGGCCAGGGCCGGCCTGTCGGTCACCGTGGTGGAGGGAGCCGCCACCATCGGAGGTGGAACCCGCAGCGACGAACTCACCCTCCCCGGTTTCCTGCACGACGTCTGCTCCGCCATCCACCCCCTGGGTGTCGCCTCCCCCTTCTTTCAGTCGTTACCCCTTTCCGATCACGGCCTCCAGTGGATCCATCCCGAGGTGCAGCTCGCCCACCCTCTCCCCGATGGCGATGCCGCCCTCCTGTATCGTGACCTGGAGCGGACCTCCTCCCTCCTTGGCACCGATGGCCCCTCCTACCGCACCCTTTTCGCGCCGCTGGTGGAGCGCTGGGACGACCTCGCCCCGGATCTCCTGGCGCCGCTTCATTTCCCCCGGCACCCCATCTCCATGGCCCGTTTCGGCATGAAGGGACTGCTCCCCGCGCAGCTGCTCGCCCGGCTCGCCTTCAAGGAAACGCACGCCCACGCCCTCTTCGCCGGGATGTCCGCCCACGCCTTTTTGCCGCTGGAGCGCCCGCTTTCGGCCGCCTTCGGCCTCATCCTCGGCACGCTCGGCCACGTGGCCGGCTGGCCCGTCGCCCAGGGGGGCTCGCGCAGCATCGCCTCCGCTCTCGCCTCCTGCCTGAGCTCGATGGGAGGGGATATCGTCACCGGGTGCCGCATCAAAAGCCTCGCCGACCTCCCGGCGGCGCGGATCGTCATGCTAGATATCACCGCGCGCCAGCTGGAGCCGCTCGCCGGACCGCGCCTCCCGGCGGGTTACCTTCGCACGCTGCGGCGCTACCGCTACGGCCCCGGCGTCTTCAAGATCGATTGGGCGCTGAGCGCCCCCATTCCCTGGACCGCCGCCGGGTGCCGCCGCTCCGCAACCGTTCACGTAGGGGGGGCCGCGGCGGAGATTGCCGCCGGCGAGGCGGAGGTCTGGCGGGGCAGCCACCCGGAACACCCCTTCGTGCTGGTGGCGCAGCCCACCCTGTTGGATGCCTCGCGCGCGCCGCAGGGAAAACACGTCGCCTGGGCCTACTGCCACGTGCCGCACGGCTCCACCCTGGACATGACTCAGCGCATCGAGGCGCAGGTGGAGCGCTTCGCCCCCGGCTTTCGCGACCTCGTCCTGGCGCGCAGCACCCGCAACTGCCTGGAGTTCGAGGAATACAACGGCAATTACATAGGAGGCGACATCAACGGCGGAGTCCAGGACCTGCGTCAATGCCTGGCCCGCCCCAAGCTCCTGGCACCATACCGGACCCCGCTTCCCGGCGTTTACCTCTGTTCCTCGGGGACTCCCCCCGGCGGCGGCGTGCACGGCATGTGCGGCTACCACGCCGCCACCCTCGCGCTCAGGGACCTGGGGGTGACGTGA
- a CDS encoding PEP-CTERM sorting domain-containing protein, protein MRTKILAAAILALLLLPVSSHAHLYDYEYVGVPFDWFSGTTYTPANHVTISLLTDHPLSYGERGFAENQCSEMISFVMSDGYQTLNMADGYVAELQIFDGLKADGTPYGWWIWLADDPRNTRYTVYSENSPDGSYDVGIHGLDSAGNFNDGTWTVSVKCDPPPIPEPSTALLMAAGCAGMFGATWWRRKSAHR, encoded by the coding sequence ATGAGGACCAAGATTCTCGCCGCAGCGATTCTGGCGTTGTTGCTTCTGCCGGTGTCCTCGCACGCCCATCTCTACGATTACGAATACGTCGGAGTCCCCTTCGACTGGTTCAGCGGGACCACCTACACTCCCGCCAACCACGTCACCATCTCGTTGCTCACCGATCATCCCCTGAGCTACGGCGAGCGAGGCTTCGCCGAGAACCAGTGCTCGGAAATGATCTCCTTCGTCATGTCCGATGGCTACCAGACCCTGAACATGGCCGACGGCTACGTCGCGGAACTGCAGATCTTTGACGGTCTCAAAGCTGACGGGACCCCCTACGGCTGGTGGATCTGGCTTGCCGATGACCCGAGGAACACCAGGTACACCGTCTACTCCGAGAACTCCCCCGACGGTTCCTATGACGTCGGCATCCACGGCCTCGATTCCGCCGGGAATTTCAACGACGGGACCTGGACCGTCTCCGTGAAGTGCGACCCGCCCCCCATCCCCGAGCCTTCCACGGCGCTGCTGATGGCCGCCGGCTGCGCCGGCATGTTCGGCGCAACCTGGTGGCGCAGAAAAAGCGCGCACCGTTAA
- a CDS encoding MoaD/ThiS family protein, with translation MSSKANTTVRMFGLLHTFRKDHGLPSQAEVAVPEEGCPAEAIARDLGLPMEKIEAVFVNHKAYALDHEVHPGDQVAFVPTGIPGPGRMMLGIRHAQH, from the coding sequence ATGTCTTCGAAAGCAAACACGACAGTCAGGATGTTCGGCCTTTTGCACACCTTCAGGAAAGACCATGGTCTTCCTTCCCAGGCCGAGGTGGCGGTCCCCGAGGAGGGATGTCCGGCGGAAGCCATCGCCCGTGACCTCGGGCTTCCCATGGAGAAGATCGAGGCGGTTTTCGTGAACCACAAGGCGTATGCCCTGGACCACGAGGTGCATCCGGGCGACCAGGTTGCCTTCGTTCCCACCGGCATCCCCGGCCCCGGCCGGATGATGCTCGGCATCCGTCACGCCCAACACTAG
- a CDS encoding VOC family protein gives MTRPIPEGFHTVTAMFMFKECRKAIEFYKNAFGAVERYAMPGPDGQGIMHAELLVGDSIIMMGDEFPGENCKSAETLGASPVSFYLYVENVDAAFRRALEAGAVEKMEVQEMFWGDRAGSLQDPFGYNWMLATHTRDLSPEEISDGAKAAFAQMPKEIKS, from the coding sequence ATGACAAGACCCATTCCGGAAGGATTTCACACAGTGACAGCGATGTTCATGTTCAAGGAGTGCCGCAAGGCGATTGAATTCTATAAAAACGCCTTCGGGGCCGTGGAGAGATACGCGATGCCGGGACCTGACGGGCAGGGGATAATGCACGCAGAACTGCTGGTGGGGGATTCCATCATCATGATGGGAGACGAGTTCCCCGGCGAAAACTGCAAGAGCGCGGAAACACTTGGAGCTTCTCCGGTCAGCTTCTACCTTTACGTCGAGAACGTCGACGCGGCCTTCCGGCGTGCGCTGGAAGCGGGTGCCGTGGAGAAGATGGAGGTGCAGGAGATGTTCTGGGGAGACCGGGCAGGTTCGCTGCAGGACCCATTCGGGTACAACTGGATGCTCGCGACCCATACCAGGGACTTGAGCCCTGAAGAGATCAGCGACGGCGCCAAGGCCGCCTTCGCCCAGATGCCGAAGGAAATCAAATCGTAA
- a CDS encoding peroxiredoxin family protein codes for MRRSIFGSMATSALAAIGSIGSRLPRVGEKAPDFEAESTHGTVSLTGYAGKSHVLLAFYYADFTPVUTSEMHAFQKELSLFEKQDAQVLGVSSDTLATHRDFASEKQISFPLVADEKGTVQKLYGSGRATFVIDKSGVVRHIQRGFPDTAKLLAQLAGLQKEGDVTQL; via the coding sequence ATGAGACGATCGATTTTTGGAAGCATGGCAACCTCGGCGCTCGCCGCCATAGGGAGCATCGGATCCCGCCTGCCGCGGGTTGGTGAAAAAGCGCCGGACTTCGAGGCGGAATCGACTCACGGGACGGTGAGCCTCACCGGCTACGCGGGAAAAAGCCACGTGCTGCTCGCCTTTTACTACGCCGATTTCACCCCGGTTTGAACCAGCGAAATGCATGCTTTTCAAAAGGAGCTTTCACTTTTTGAGAAGCAGGACGCCCAGGTCCTGGGCGTGAGCAGCGACACGCTGGCGACCCACCGGGATTTCGCCAGTGAGAAACAGATCTCCTTCCCGCTCGTGGCCGACGAGAAAGGTACCGTACAGAAGCTCTACGGGTCGGGGCGCGCCACCTTCGTCATCGACAAGAGCGGCGTCGTCCGTCACATCCAGCGGGGCTTTCCCGACACCGCGAAGCTGCTGGCCCAGCTGGCCGGACTGCAAAAAGAAGGCGATGTCACGCAATTGTAA
- a CDS encoding DUF6504 family protein, with translation MGERVRVTCYAGYKADERPTAFIWRDRTFTVTGVLDRWYDRDGNYFMVQVEDGGRHLLRHDLNEDLWELVLLREE, from the coding sequence ATGGGAGAGCGGGTAAGGGTTACCTGTTATGCCGGTTACAAGGCCGACGAGCGTCCCACCGCTTTCATCTGGCGTGACCGGACGTTCACTGTCACCGGCGTCCTCGATCGTTGGTACGACCGGGACGGCAACTACTTCATGGTCCAGGTGGAGGACGGTGGGCGGCACCTGCTCCGGCACGATCTCAACGAAGATCTCTGGGAGTTGGTGCTGCTCCGCGAGGAATAG
- a CDS encoding heterodisulfide reductase-related iron-sulfur binding cluster — protein MKKEHLSPPKLSGTIVYQAHCHQKALLNPEAAHELLKQMGLTVVEPQKGCCGMAGSFGFEKGKYEISMRISEMGLLPAVREASSGDLIVADGFSCRTQILQATERKPLHLAELLLLALNRTR, from the coding sequence ATGAAGAAGGAGCACCTCTCGCCGCCGAAGCTTTCCGGGACCATCGTGTACCAGGCCCACTGCCACCAAAAGGCGCTTTTGAACCCCGAGGCCGCGCACGAACTATTGAAGCAGATGGGGCTCACCGTGGTCGAGCCCCAAAAGGGGTGCTGCGGCATGGCCGGCTCCTTCGGCTTCGAGAAGGGGAAGTACGAGATCTCCATGCGCATCAGTGAGATGGGGCTTCTCCCCGCGGTGCGAGAGGCCTCGTCCGGAGACCTCATCGTCGCCGACGGTTTCAGCTGTCGCACCCAGATCCTGCAGGCGACCGAGCGCAAGCCACTGCACCTGGCCGAGCTGCTCCTCCTCGCCCTGAACCGCACCCGCTAA